Proteins encoded by one window of Halobacteriovorax sp. GB3:
- the queA gene encoding tRNA preQ1(34) S-adenosylmethionine ribosyltransferase-isomerase QueA: MLPEGIDPKDLLLSSYDYHLPEELIASRPAPNRHTSKLLVYNAKDDTVTHTSFLELDKFLPSGAQIVFNQSKVFPCRLVGKKPTGGKAEIFVLSVVDVDGSYPCLIKSRGKKDLGDTYLLDGDVQATITWVEEGRFGVSFNIDSQASSLANYLEEYGKIPIPPYIRGGESDDLDKKDYQTVYAKEVGSVAAPTAGLHFSDEVFSKLEKKNIDRAYVTLHVGLGTFAPVKTENVLDHDMHTEQYFVDQQNLERLEQKRPRFCVGTTSLRVLESSFKSTGFDLEADKRYQTNIFLHPGKDVKSIDGLITNFHLPKSTLLMLVSSLIGREKTLELYKIAIENEYRFFSYGDAMLILR; the protein is encoded by the coding sequence ATGTTACCTGAGGGAATTGATCCTAAAGACCTTTTACTTTCAAGTTATGACTATCATTTGCCAGAGGAGCTAATTGCTTCAAGACCTGCGCCCAATCGTCATACTTCTAAGCTTTTGGTCTACAATGCAAAAGACGATACGGTTACCCACACATCGTTTTTAGAACTTGATAAGTTTCTTCCAAGCGGAGCTCAGATCGTTTTTAATCAATCCAAGGTTTTTCCCTGTCGACTTGTTGGAAAAAAACCAACGGGTGGAAAGGCCGAGATCTTTGTTCTCTCTGTTGTCGATGTCGATGGAAGTTATCCTTGCTTAATTAAAAGTCGTGGCAAGAAAGATCTTGGCGATACTTATCTTCTCGATGGTGATGTTCAAGCGACTATTACTTGGGTTGAAGAGGGGCGCTTTGGGGTTTCTTTTAATATCGACTCTCAAGCAAGCTCTCTTGCAAACTATCTTGAAGAGTATGGAAAAATTCCAATTCCTCCCTATATTCGCGGTGGAGAATCTGATGATCTTGATAAAAAAGATTATCAAACCGTCTATGCAAAAGAAGTTGGAAGCGTTGCCGCTCCTACGGCCGGGCTTCACTTTAGCGATGAGGTTTTTTCAAAATTAGAGAAAAAAAATATTGATCGGGCCTATGTTACATTACACGTAGGACTTGGGACGTTTGCTCCTGTTAAGACTGAAAATGTTCTCGATCACGACATGCACACAGAACAATATTTTGTCGACCAACAAAACCTTGAAAGACTTGAACAAAAGAGACCTCGCTTTTGCGTTGGAACAACCTCTCTTCGCGTTCTCGAGTCATCTTTTAAAAGTACAGGTTTTGATCTTGAGGCGGATAAGCGTTATCAGACAAATATCTTTTTACACCCAGGTAAAGATGTGAAAAGCATTGATGGACTCATCACAAATTTTCACTTACCTAAATCAACTCTTCTCATGCTCGTAAGTTCGCTTATTGGAAGAGAGAAAACTTTAGAACTCTATAAAATTGCCATTGAAAATGAATACAGATTCTTTTCTTATGGCGATGCAATGCTCATTTTGAGGTAA
- the tgt gene encoding tRNA guanosine(34) transglycosylase Tgt yields the protein MSYYTEVAKSGNARAGVIKTAHGEIQTPIFMPVGTRASVKCMWGHELEELGAQIILGNTYHLYLRPGHELIEQVGGGLHGFMNWNKPILTDSGGYQVFSLSAINKLSEEGVTFQSHIDGSYHLISPEKSMEIQKALGSDIVMAFDECPALPATKEKLRESMELTLRWAKRCKDYELKEHQRLFGIIQGGLHFDLRSECMERLKEMDFPGFALGGLSVGEKNDEMVEFLDNFVHTMPDEKPRYLMGVGKPLDVLNGIRAGLDMFDCVLPTRNARNGQFLTSHGPISIKKEKFKFDTLPPDPECECKVCKNYSRSYIRHLFNVGEYLAGQMISYHNLHFYLNMVKEAREAIIADKFDEYYTNFYNKYSSNEWS from the coding sequence ATGTCCTATTATACAGAAGTAGCTAAAAGTGGAAATGCTAGGGCCGGTGTTATTAAAACAGCACACGGTGAAATTCAAACACCTATTTTTATGCCTGTTGGTACGCGTGCATCTGTAAAGTGCATGTGGGGCCACGAGCTTGAAGAACTAGGTGCCCAGATCATTCTAGGAAACACTTATCATCTCTATTTAAGACCTGGTCACGAACTCATTGAACAAGTGGGAGGTGGACTTCACGGTTTTATGAATTGGAATAAACCAATCCTCACAGATTCTGGTGGCTACCAAGTATTTTCTCTATCGGCCATTAATAAACTTTCAGAGGAAGGGGTGACGTTTCAATCGCATATCGATGGTTCTTATCACCTTATCTCTCCAGAGAAGTCGATGGAAATTCAAAAGGCCCTAGGTAGTGACATTGTCATGGCCTTTGATGAGTGCCCTGCGCTTCCGGCAACGAAAGAAAAACTTAGAGAGAGTATGGAACTCACTCTTCGCTGGGCCAAGCGCTGTAAAGATTATGAACTTAAAGAGCACCAACGTCTCTTTGGAATCATTCAAGGTGGTCTTCATTTTGATCTTCGTAGCGAATGCATGGAGCGTCTAAAAGAAATGGATTTTCCTGGGTTTGCTTTGGGCGGACTTTCTGTTGGTGAAAAAAATGATGAGATGGTCGAGTTCCTCGATAACTTTGTTCATACTATGCCAGATGAGAAGCCACGCTATCTCATGGGTGTAGGAAAGCCACTCGATGTTCTCAATGGAATTCGCGCGGGTCTTGATATGTTTGACTGCGTTCTTCCAACAAGAAATGCTCGCAATGGCCAGTTCTTAACAAGCCATGGACCAATCTCAATCAAGAAAGAAAAATTTAAATTCGATACACTTCCCCCTGATCCAGAATGTGAATGTAAAGTTTGTAAGAACTATTCACGCTCATATATTCGCCATCTCTTCAATGTTGGAGAGTATCTCGCGGGTCAGATGATTAGTTATCACAATCTTCATTTTTATCTCAATATGGTTAAAGAAGCCCGCGAGGCGATCATTGCGGATAAGTTTGACGAATATTATACGAACTTTTATAACAAATACTCTTCCAACGAGTGGAGTTAA
- the yajC gene encoding preprotein translocase subunit YajC, producing the protein MSLLALLMTSANAQEAAAAPAAQNGMMQFLPLVFIFVIFYFLILRPQKKKLEQEAKLIGELKKGDEIYTKAGILGKIHGLTEKVVTLEVEDGVKLKVLKSQIAGLAKTIFEEKKND; encoded by the coding sequence ATGAGTTTACTTGCCTTACTTATGACTAGTGCTAACGCGCAAGAAGCTGCAGCAGCACCAGCAGCGCAAAACGGAATGATGCAGTTCCTACCACTTGTATTCATCTTCGTAATTTTTTATTTTCTTATCCTTCGTCCACAGAAAAAGAAGCTTGAACAAGAAGCAAAGCTTATCGGTGAACTGAAAAAAGGTGATGAGATCTACACAAAAGCGGGTATCCTAGGGAAAATCCATGGGCTGACTGAAAAAGTAGTAACGCTTGAAGTTGAAGATGGTGTAAAATTAAAAGTATTGAAAAGTCAGATTGCTGGGCTTGCTAAAACGATCTTCGAAGAAAAGAAGAACGACTAA
- a CDS encoding twin-arginine translocase TatA/TatE family subunit, translating into MFGIGMFELLIIFVFALVFIGPKKLPELAKGLGKGLREFQKAKDDLMNHVNDTTPQSQPEQQTVKIHDEEAVETSAVQKENLANEKPSEEVRQKNDAGEV; encoded by the coding sequence ATGTTTGGTATAGGCATGTTTGAATTGTTGATTATTTTTGTTTTTGCCCTTGTTTTTATCGGGCCGAAAAAGCTTCCTGAGCTTGCAAAGGGGCTAGGTAAGGGACTACGAGAGTTTCAAAAGGCAAAAGATGATCTCATGAATCATGTCAATGACACGACACCTCAAAGTCAGCCAGAACAGCAGACTGTGAAGATTCACGACGAGGAAGCAGTCGAAACAAGCGCAGTGCAAAAAGAAAACTTGGCCAATGAAAAACCAAGTGAAGAAGTCCGACAAAAAAATGACGCAGGTGAAGTTTAA